In the genome of Microbacterium paraoxydans, the window CACCGCCGTGGGTGCGGAAGAGGTCTTCGCGGAACGGCACGAAGCGGAGGGTCTTCGCGGTGCCGACGATCTTCGTGCCCGGGAGGTTGGCGGAGACCCCGTCGATGAAGCAGGAGTGGTGTCCGCGCTTGCGCAGCTGTGCCGAGAGGCCGGCGGTGGGGGCTTCGAGGAGCTGCGCGCGGAGCTCCGGGGTGAGCGTGGGCGCCGTGTCCTCGACGGGCAGGCCGGCGAGCTCGCGGGAGCCCCAGGCCTCGGTGCGCTGGAGGTCGTCGACCGCGGGGAGCGAGCCGAGGTCGCCGTCGAAGGGGACATCCCCCTGCGTGACGGTCGTGACCAGACGGCCGGACGTGGGGGCGCCGGGGGTGTCCGGGGCGTCGACCTCGATCTCGACCACGTCGCCGGGGACGATGACCGACGAGCCCGCGGGGGTGCCGGTGAGGATCACGTCGCCGGTCTCCAGCGTGAAGTGCTGGGAGAGGTCGGCGACGAGCTGGGCCAGCGGGAAGATGAGCCCGGCGGTGGTGTCGTCCTGGCGGAGCTCGCCGTTCACCCAGGCGCGCACGCGGAGGGCCGCCGGGTCGACCGTGCGGGCGTCGATCAGCTCCGGACCGAGCGGGGTGTACCCGTCGCCGCCCTTGGAGCGGACGTTGGAGCCCTTGTCGTTGGCGCGCAGATCGTAGAGACCGAGGTCGTTCGCGGCGGTCACCCACTGCACGTGATCCCAGGCGTCGGCGAGGGCGACCCGGCGGGCCGGGGCGCCGATGATCAGCGCGATCTCCCCCTCGAACGCGAGCAGCTCGGTGCCGGCGGGGCGCTCGACGGTGCCGCCGGAGACCCCGACCGAACTGGCCGGCTTGAAGAAATAGGAGGGGTGGGCGGGGCGTCGACCGCGCTGGTCGGCCCGCGAGGCGTAGCTCAGGTGGATCGCGATGATCTTCCCCGGGCGGGCGATGGTGTCCGTCACGGATGCGCCTCCTCGCGCTCGTCAGGACGCGTTGTGCGTCGTATCCGAAATCATATATCATCGTCTCACCCCTCGGCAAGCAGATCGGATTCACGTCCGGGCGCGCCGTGACAACGCGGTCACAAGCACAAAGGAGACACCCCAT includes:
- a CDS encoding fumarylacetoacetate hydrolase family protein; the protein is MTDTIARPGKIIAIHLSYASRADQRGRRPAHPSYFFKPASSVGVSGGTVERPAGTELLAFEGEIALIIGAPARRVALADAWDHVQWVTAANDLGLYDLRANDKGSNVRSKGGDGYTPLGPELIDARTVDPAALRVRAWVNGELRQDDTTAGLIFPLAQLVADLSQHFTLETGDVILTGTPAGSSVIVPGDVVEIEVDAPDTPGAPTSGRLVTTVTQGDVPFDGDLGSLPAVDDLQRTEAWGSRELAGLPVEDTAPTLTPELRAQLLEAPTAGLSAQLRKRGHHSCFIDGVSANLPGTKIVGTAKTLRFVPFREDLFRTHGGGYNAQKRAFDAVAEGEVIVIEARGDATTGTLGDILALRAQTRGAAGVVTDGGVRDFQAVAEIGLPVFSQGAHPSVLGRKHVPWDVDVTISCGGATVQPGDIIVGDSDGVIVIPPALAAEVAADAVAQEIEDAWIAEQVAAGHPVDGLFPMNAEWRARYEQATGTGAERK